A single Gasterosteus aculeatus chromosome 2, fGasAcu3.hap1.1, whole genome shotgun sequence DNA region contains:
- the slc66a1 gene encoding lysosomal amino acid transporter 1 homolog isoform X1, translated as MRVLVTYRPGDQSARGRGRVCQPASVLLPQCPGGFRSAKDSVDMAVAQQQSMMTDGVLTRAAFGWSTQGNLTSLCPNGSAWVWEGLGECAQDGRDMASIYLGLLSILCFMVSSLPQYHRSCRTGNMDQAISIWFLLLWLGGDTCNLVGSFLANQLPLQTYTAIYYVFADLLMLGMYLYYKMWNRMLENRRVLHVVGVVCVLGFTTSLVHLPGLGPLPEVVPSEFRGRALLSVSDASSIKAFSSREIIGFSIGSVSSVLYLFSRLPQMYTNFKRKSTEGVSFFLFALVILGNTTYGLSVLLKNPDDGQGEKSYIIHHLPWLIGSLGTLSLDLFISFQFFIYREAKLGVAAGHGETTPLIGS; from the exons ATGCGCGTGCTGGTGACGTATCGACCCGGCGACCAATCAGCTCGCGGACGCGGCCGTGTTTGTCAGCCAGCTTCCGTGTTGTTGCCACAGTGTCCGGGAGGCTTTCGTTCGGCTAAGGACTCTGTCGACATGGCAGTGGCCCAACAG CAGTCTATGATGACAGACGGAGTCCTCACGCGTGCGGCCTTTGGCTGGAGCACTCAAGGAAACTTGACGTCCCTTTGCCCGAACGGGTCCGCGTGGGTTTGGGAAGGGCTCGGGGAATGCGCGCAGGACGGGAGGGACATGGCCAGCATCTACCTGGGCCTCCTGTCCATCCTCTGCTTCATGGTGTCTTCACTCCC GCAGTACCACAGGTCGTGCAGGACGGGGAACATGGACCAGGCCATCTCCATCtggtttctgctgctgtggttggGAGGCGACACCTGTAATCTGGTGGGATCCTTCTTGGCAAACCAGCTCCCGCTTCAG ACCTATACAGccatttattatgtttttgcTGACCTTTTGATGCTGGGCATGTACTTGTACTACAAGATGTGGAACAGGATGTTAGAAa ACAGGAGGGTTCTGCACGTGGTGGGTGTTGTCTGTGTCCTCGGCTTCACCACGAGCCTCGTCCACCTCCCCGGATTAGGGCCCCTGCCTGAAGTCGTTCCCTCTGAGTTCAGAGGTCGCGCCTTGCTTTCGGTGTCCGATGCTAGTTCCATCAAG GCTTTTAGCTCCAGGGAAATTATCGGCTTCTCCATCGGCTCAGTGTCGTCAGTTCTCTACCTCTTTTCCAGACTTCCCCAGATGTACACTAAT TTCAAGAGGAAGTCGACAGAGGGCGTCTCTTTCTTCCTGTTCGCGTTGGTCATCCTGGGAAACACCACATATGGCCTCAGTGTCCTGCTGAAGAACCCTGATGATGGCCAGGGCGAAAAAAGCTACATAATCCACCACTTGCCCTGGCTCATCGGCAGCCTCGGCACCCTCTCCTTAGACCTCTTT ATCTCCTTCCAGTTCTTCATTTACCGCGAAGCCAAGTTGGGGGTGGCTGCCGGCCACGGTGAGACGACGCCTCTGATTGGGAGCTAA
- the slc66a1 gene encoding lysosomal amino acid transporter 1 homolog isoform X2, with the protein MMTDGVLTRAAFGWSTQGNLTSLCPNGSAWVWEGLGECAQDGRDMASIYLGLLSILCFMVSSLPQYHRSCRTGNMDQAISIWFLLLWLGGDTCNLVGSFLANQLPLQTYTAIYYVFADLLMLGMYLYYKMWNRMLENRRVLHVVGVVCVLGFTTSLVHLPGLGPLPEVVPSEFRGRALLSVSDASSIKAFSSREIIGFSIGSVSSVLYLFSRLPQMYTNFKRKSTEGVSFFLFALVILGNTTYGLSVLLKNPDDGQGEKSYIIHHLPWLIGSLGTLSLDLFISFQFFIYREAKLGVAAGHGETTPLIGS; encoded by the exons ATGATGACAGACGGAGTCCTCACGCGTGCGGCCTTTGGCTGGAGCACTCAAGGAAACTTGACGTCCCTTTGCCCGAACGGGTCCGCGTGGGTTTGGGAAGGGCTCGGGGAATGCGCGCAGGACGGGAGGGACATGGCCAGCATCTACCTGGGCCTCCTGTCCATCCTCTGCTTCATGGTGTCTTCACTCCC GCAGTACCACAGGTCGTGCAGGACGGGGAACATGGACCAGGCCATCTCCATCtggtttctgctgctgtggttggGAGGCGACACCTGTAATCTGGTGGGATCCTTCTTGGCAAACCAGCTCCCGCTTCAG ACCTATACAGccatttattatgtttttgcTGACCTTTTGATGCTGGGCATGTACTTGTACTACAAGATGTGGAACAGGATGTTAGAAa ACAGGAGGGTTCTGCACGTGGTGGGTGTTGTCTGTGTCCTCGGCTTCACCACGAGCCTCGTCCACCTCCCCGGATTAGGGCCCCTGCCTGAAGTCGTTCCCTCTGAGTTCAGAGGTCGCGCCTTGCTTTCGGTGTCCGATGCTAGTTCCATCAAG GCTTTTAGCTCCAGGGAAATTATCGGCTTCTCCATCGGCTCAGTGTCGTCAGTTCTCTACCTCTTTTCCAGACTTCCCCAGATGTACACTAAT TTCAAGAGGAAGTCGACAGAGGGCGTCTCTTTCTTCCTGTTCGCGTTGGTCATCCTGGGAAACACCACATATGGCCTCAGTGTCCTGCTGAAGAACCCTGATGATGGCCAGGGCGAAAAAAGCTACATAATCCACCACTTGCCCTGGCTCATCGGCAGCCTCGGCACCCTCTCCTTAGACCTCTTT ATCTCCTTCCAGTTCTTCATTTACCGCGAAGCCAAGTTGGGGGTGGCTGCCGGCCACGGTGAGACGACGCCTCTGATTGGGAGCTAA
- the nr1h5 gene encoding nuclear receptor subfamily 1, group H, member 5 isoform X1: MREWAELEMSFSAGGFLSTSDGYCSSEQLQYYDMLADPLAYPLQDPDLQLLPCSQQQYPPANLPFSLYGSPPSSTPSPSSSSSSSSQPCHPPYHYSPHCMEAPCDPGLQAHCGVQAQGLGMVGLPLVRRTRVMSGGKNRGQEELCVVCGDKASGYHYNALTCEGCKGFFRRSVTKKAVYHCKSGGSCEMDMYMRRKCQDCRLRKCRAVGMLAECLLTEVQCQSKRLRKVGQVRGHKEEENAYNKRVSSTSRLPGQAPSASLTREQKQVVDRMVEAHRQYKAQDSSPCRLLEWSCAEEAGSFSDVATPQLHRLLQFARTVPGFDLLDFSDQSSLLSVSWLEVMFLLSAQQFSLNPTSPSPALQIFSMSTNNWLRNAESKENIHSRMPVNSGGSEDLFGPVLNFFHSMATLLVTEAEYALLTATALLCSDRASLQAASCVEKMQELILDLLSRVCGAQAGAARGGPQRFGRLLGRLTELRTLRHNYLLLTRRQPGH; this comes from the exons ATGAGAGAGTGGGCTGAGTTGGAGATGAGCTTTTCGGCAGGAGGGTTTCTCTCCACCTCGGACGGTTACTGCTCATCAGAGCAGCTCCAGTATTACG ACATGCTGGCTGACCCTCTGGCGTACCCCCTACAGGACCCCGACCTTCAGCTGCTCCCCTGCAGCCAGCAGCAGTACCCCCCCGCCAACCTGCCCTTCTCCCTCTATGgctctccaccctcctccaccccctctccgtcctcctcctcctcctcctcttcgcagCCCTGCCACCCTCCGTACCACTACAGCCCCCATTGCATGGAGGCCCCCTGTGATCCCGGCCTCCAGGCCCACTGCGGCGTCCAGGCCCAGGGGCTCGGGATGGTGGGACTGCCCCTGGTGCGGAGGACTCGGGTGATGTCGGGAGGGAAGAACAGGGGTCAGGAGGagctgtgtgtggtgtgtggagACAAAGCGTCAGGGTACCACTACAACGCTCTCACCTGCGAGGGATGCAAAG GTTTCTTCAGGCGTAGTGTGACCAAGAAGGCCGTGTACCACTGCAAGAGCGGCGGCAGCTGTGAGATGGACATGTACATGAGGAGGAAGTGCCAAGACTGCCGGCTGAGGAAGTGCCGCGCTGTGGGAATGCTGGCTGAGT GCCTTCTGACAGAAGTGCAGTGCCAGTCCAAACGACTGAGGAAAGTCGGTCAAGTCAGAGGACATAAGGAAGAGGAGAACGCGTACAACAAGAGAGTCAGCTCCACCAGCAGGCTGCCGGGGCAG gCTCCGTCTGCCAGTTTGACCCGAGAGCAGAAGCAGGTGGTGGACCGGATGGTGGAGGCGCATCGGCAGTACAAAGCGCAGGACAGCAGCCCCTGCAGG TTGCTCGAGTGGTCGTGTGCAGAAGAGGCGGGGAGCTTTTCTGATGTCGCGACGCCACAACTGCATCGACTGCTGCAGTTTGCCAGAACAGTGCCAG GTTTTGACCTCCTGGATTTCTCCGACCAGAGCTCCCTGTTGTCGGTCTCTTGGCTGGAGGTCATGTTCCTGCTCTCAGCACAGCAGTTCTCCCTCAACCCCACCAGCCCCAGTCCAG CTCTGCAGATTTTTAGCATGTCGACAAACAACTGGCTGAGAAATGCAGAGTCAAAGGAAAACATCCACAGCAGGATGCCGGTCAACTCAG GAGGCAGTGAGGATCTCTTCGGGCCGGTGCTCAACTTCTTCCACAGCATGGCGACGCTGCTGGTGACGGAGGCCGAATACGCTCTGCTCACTGCAACCGCTCTGCTGTGCTCAG ACCGCGCGTCCCTGCAGGCCGCCAGCTGCGTTGAGAAAATGCAAGAACTGATCCTGGACCTGCTGTCCAGGGTGTGCGGGGCCCAGGCCGGAGCCGCCCGCGGGGGGCCGCAGCGGTTCGGTCGCCTGCTGGGCAGACTGACGGAGCTACGGACCCTCCGTCACAACTACCTCCTCCTGACGAGACGGCAGCCGGGACACTGA
- the nr1h5 gene encoding nuclear receptor subfamily 1, group H, member 5 isoform X2 has translation MREWAELEMSFSAGGFLSTSDGYCSSEQLQYYDMLADPLAYPLQDPDLQLLPCSQQQYPPANLPFSLYGSPPSSTPSPSSSSSSSSQPCHPPYHYSPHCMEAPCDPGLQAHCGVQAQGLGMVGLPLVRRTRVMSGGKNRGQEELCVVCGDKASGYHYNALTCEGCKGFFRRSVTKKAVYHCKSGGSCEMDMYMRRKCQDCRLRKCRAVGMLAECLLTEVQCQSKRLRKVGQVRGHKEEENAYNKRVSSTSRLPGQAPSASLTREQKQVVDRMVEAHRQYKAQDSSPCRLLEWSCAEEAGSFSDVATPQLHRLLQFARTVPGFDLLDFSDQSSLLSVSWLEVMFLLSAQQFSLNPTSPSPALQIFSMSTNNWLRNAESKENIHSRMPVNSGGSEDLFGPVLNFFHSMATLLVTEAEYALLTATALLCSGRQLR, from the exons ATGAGAGAGTGGGCTGAGTTGGAGATGAGCTTTTCGGCAGGAGGGTTTCTCTCCACCTCGGACGGTTACTGCTCATCAGAGCAGCTCCAGTATTACG ACATGCTGGCTGACCCTCTGGCGTACCCCCTACAGGACCCCGACCTTCAGCTGCTCCCCTGCAGCCAGCAGCAGTACCCCCCCGCCAACCTGCCCTTCTCCCTCTATGgctctccaccctcctccaccccctctccgtcctcctcctcctcctcctcttcgcagCCCTGCCACCCTCCGTACCACTACAGCCCCCATTGCATGGAGGCCCCCTGTGATCCCGGCCTCCAGGCCCACTGCGGCGTCCAGGCCCAGGGGCTCGGGATGGTGGGACTGCCCCTGGTGCGGAGGACTCGGGTGATGTCGGGAGGGAAGAACAGGGGTCAGGAGGagctgtgtgtggtgtgtggagACAAAGCGTCAGGGTACCACTACAACGCTCTCACCTGCGAGGGATGCAAAG GTTTCTTCAGGCGTAGTGTGACCAAGAAGGCCGTGTACCACTGCAAGAGCGGCGGCAGCTGTGAGATGGACATGTACATGAGGAGGAAGTGCCAAGACTGCCGGCTGAGGAAGTGCCGCGCTGTGGGAATGCTGGCTGAGT GCCTTCTGACAGAAGTGCAGTGCCAGTCCAAACGACTGAGGAAAGTCGGTCAAGTCAGAGGACATAAGGAAGAGGAGAACGCGTACAACAAGAGAGTCAGCTCCACCAGCAGGCTGCCGGGGCAG gCTCCGTCTGCCAGTTTGACCCGAGAGCAGAAGCAGGTGGTGGACCGGATGGTGGAGGCGCATCGGCAGTACAAAGCGCAGGACAGCAGCCCCTGCAGG TTGCTCGAGTGGTCGTGTGCAGAAGAGGCGGGGAGCTTTTCTGATGTCGCGACGCCACAACTGCATCGACTGCTGCAGTTTGCCAGAACAGTGCCAG GTTTTGACCTCCTGGATTTCTCCGACCAGAGCTCCCTGTTGTCGGTCTCTTGGCTGGAGGTCATGTTCCTGCTCTCAGCACAGCAGTTCTCCCTCAACCCCACCAGCCCCAGTCCAG CTCTGCAGATTTTTAGCATGTCGACAAACAACTGGCTGAGAAATGCAGAGTCAAAGGAAAACATCCACAGCAGGATGCCGGTCAACTCAG GAGGCAGTGAGGATCTCTTCGGGCCGGTGCTCAACTTCTTCCACAGCATGGCGACGCTGCTGGTGACGGAGGCCGAATACGCTCTGCTCACTGCAACCGCTCTGCTGTGCTCAG GCCGCCAGCTGCGTTGA